Proteins encoded together in one Diceros bicornis minor isolate mBicDic1 chromosome 18, mDicBic1.mat.cur, whole genome shotgun sequence window:
- the EFNB3 gene encoding ephrin-B3 has translation MGAPHSGPGGVRVGALLLLGFLGLVSGLSLEPVYWNSANKRFQAEGGYVLYPQIGDRLDLLCPRARPPGPHSSPNYEFYKLYLVGGAQGRRCEAPPAPNLLLTCDRPDLDLRFTIKFQEYSPNLWGHEFRSHHDYYIIATSDGTREGLESLQGGVCLTRGMKVLLRVGQSPRGGAAPRKPVSEMPMERDRGAAHSLEPGKENMPGDPTSNATSRGAEGPLPPPSMPAVAGAAGGLALLLLGVAGAGGAMCWRRRRAKPSESRHPGPGSFGRGGSLGLGGGGGMGPREAEPGELGIALRGGGAADPAFCPHYEKVSGDYGHPVYIVQDGPPQSPPNIYYKV, from the exons ATGGGGGCCCCCCATTCTGGGCCGGGGGGCGTGCGAGTCGGGGCCCTGCTGCTCCTTGGTTTTTTGGGGCTGGTGTCTGGGCTCAGCCTGGAGCCTGTCTACTGGAATTCGGCGAATAAGAG GTTCCAGGCAGAGGGTGGTTACGTGCTTTACCCTCAGATTGGGGACCGGCTGGACCTGCTCTGCCCCCGGGCCCGGCCTCCTGGTCCTCACTCTTCTCCTAATTATGAGTTCTACAAGCTGTATCTGGTAGGGGGTGCCCAGGGCCGGCGCTGTGAGGCACCCCCTGCCCCAAATCTCCTTCTCACTTGTGATCGACCAGACTTGGACCTCCGCTTCACCATCAAGTTCCAGGAGTACAGCCCTAACCTCTGGGGCCATGAGTTCCGATCGCACCACGATTACTACATAATCG CCACATCGGATGGGACCCGGGAAGGCCTGGAGAGCTTGCAGGGAGGTGTGTGCCTTACCAGAGGCATGAAGGTGCTGCTCCGAGTGGGACAGA GTCCCCGTGGAGGGGCTGCCCCCCGAAAGCCTGTGTCTGAAATGCCCATGGAGAGAGACCGAGGGGCAGCCCACAGCCTGGAGCCTGGGAAGGAGAATATGCCAG GTGACCCCACCAGCAATGCAACCTCCCGGGGTGCTGAaggccccctgccccctcccagcaTGCCTGCAGTGGCCGGGGCAGCAGGGGGGCTGGCGCTGCTCTTGCTGGgcgtggcaggggctgggggtgccATGTGTTGGCGGAGACGGCGGGCCAAGCCTTCGGAGAGTCGCCACCCTGGTCCTGGCTCCTTCGGGAGGGGAGGATCTCTGGGCCTGGGGGGCGGAGGCGGGATGGGACCTAGGGAGGCTGAACCTGGGGAGCTAGGGATAGCTCTGCGGGGCGGTGGGGCTGCAGACCCCGCCTTCTGTCCCCACTATGAGAAGGTGAGTGGTGACTATGGGCATCCTGTGTATATCGTGCAGGATGGGCCCCCCCAGAGCCCTCCAAACATCTACTACAAGGTATGA